In Dromaius novaehollandiae isolate bDroNov1 chromosome 14, bDroNov1.hap1, whole genome shotgun sequence, a genomic segment contains:
- the PERCC1 gene encoding protein PERCC1, with protein sequence MHGLSAALRVSRGPTCTAMAAGVIRHLAELRLPSPFPHALLLPTRPEPDFPDLSEEEEEEEEDEDEEEEEEEEEEEEEAAEGTSRSGQELAGPSDAETTLRLLKFSELISCDIQRYFGRRGRDEDAEGWGTAEDCRSPRRSGRELYYAELLRAAQSGEPQEEVARAPGGPRGWQPAGGPGGAPPLGPLAELFEYGLHRCLQPPAADGKTQRLERKYAHITPMHKRKLPQSFWREPGPGPALHPSTPDFSDLLANWTAEPAPELPGAGRELPPEPGRPGLEAEHLGLL encoded by the exons ATGCATGGCCTGTCGGCAGCGCTGAG GGTGAGTCGGGGCCCCACGTGCACCGCCATGGCTGCGGGCGTCATCCGGCACCTGGCCGAGCTGCGGCTGCCCTCGCCGTTCCCgcatgccctgctgctgcccacgCGCCCCGAGCCCGACTTCCCCGACctctctgaggaggaggaggaggaggaggaggacgaggacgaggaggaggaggaggaggaggaggaagaagaggaggaggcagcagagggCACCAGCCGCAGCGGGCAGGAGCTCGCCGGCCCCAGCGACGCGGAGACCACGCTGCGGCTCCTCAAGTTTTCGGAGCTCATCAGCTGCGACATCCAGCGGTATTTCGGGCGGAGGGGCCGGGACGAGGACGCCGAAGGCTGGGGCACCGCTGAGGACTGCCGCTCACCCCGCCGCTCCGGCCGGGAGCTGTACTACGCCGAGCTGCTGCGCGCGGCGCAGAGCGGTGAGCCCCAGGAGGAGGTGGCGCGggcgcccggggggccgcggggctggcagccggcgggcggccccggtGGTGCCCCGCCGCTGGGGCCGCTGGCCGAGCTCTTCGAGTACGGCCTGCACCGGTGCCTCCAGCCCCCGGCGGCGGACGGCAAGACGCAGCGGCTGGAGAGGAAGTACGCCCACATCACCCCCATGCACAAGAGGAAGCTGCCACAATCCTTCTGGAGGGAgccaggccccggccccgcgctgcaccccagcacccccgaCTTCAGCGACCTCCTGGCCAACTGGACGGCGGAGCCGGCGCCAGAgctgccgggcgccgggcgggagcTGCCGCCGGAGCCGGGCCGCCCGGGGCTGGAGGCCGAGCACCTGGGCCTGCTGTGa